Within Epilithonimonas zeae, the genomic segment GCGACAGAACTCTGAAAATGATAATCGATTGGTATCGTGTAGGTTTTGTTCACGGCGTGATGAATACCGATAATATGTCGATTCTAGGATTGACGATTGATTATGGACCTTACTCTATGGTGGATGGTTACGATTTGGAATTCACGCCAAATACAACAGACTTGCCAGGAAAAAGATATGCTTTCGGAAAGCAAGGTCAGATTTCTCATTGGAATTTGGCAGCTTTAGCGAACGCTATTTTTCCTTTGATTAATGATTCTGAAATTCTGGAAAAAATCCTGGACGATTATGGAAAACGCTTTTGGGCAGAACACGATAAAATGTTAGCCAACAAATTTGGTTTTGATGAGGTTTTGCAGGAAGATGAACGGTTTTTTACCGAATGGCAACAACTGATGCAGGATTTGAATTTGGATTATACTTTATTTTTCCAAAGTCTTGAGAAACCAGCTTCAGAAATTAAAACTGATGATTTCTCTAATTCTTTTTACCGAAGCCTGAATGAAAATGAGTTGAAAAGACTTTCTAAATTTATCGAAAAATATCAGGAAAGAAAACTTAATAATAAAATCTCGACAACAGAATCTTTAGCATTAATGTCAAAAACAAATCCGAAATTTATTCTAAGAAATTATTTGTTATTCGAAGCGATTCAAGATGCAGAAAATGGAGATTACAAGTTGTTTTTTAAACTGAAAGAAGCTTTACAAAATCCTTATGAAAACCGCTTTCCGGAGTTCAATCAGAAACGTCCTTCGAAATATGATAATCAAACAGGTTGTAGTCAGTTGTCTTGTAGTTCTTAAATTATTTTGTTAAAATCAATTCAAATATTCTCTATCTTTGTAATAATCAACCTATAAAACAATGAGTTTAGCATCTGAAAAAAGTGAAATCATCAAGTGGATTCATTCTTTGGAAAATCCGGCTGTCATTGATGAAATTAAGAAAATCAGAAGTAAAAATTCTTTTGATTTCGAAAAGGAGTGGAAAGAAGGAATCACTATTTCAGAAGCAAGGAAAAAAACTTCTGAATTTATAAAATCCTTGAATTGGAAGAAATAATAGTCATACTTCGAAAAAACGTCACAGATTATCTAGAAGAACTAGTTGTAATTTTATATGACAATAACTATTTTGGATTTGAAAGTGATGCTGAAGAATATGTCCGAAAAATCTATGATTTCATAGAATATAATCTTCCAATTTTCCCGTTTAGAAAAACACCTGAGAATTTAGCTCAATTTGGTTCAAAATATATTTTTTACAAAACCAATCATACTACAACTTGGTATATTTTCTTTGAGAATATAGAAAATCGATATCTTGTAACTTTCATCACAAACAGTCATTCTGAAATTGTTCAGCACCTTTAATTTTCTGCTTCACTTTCATTTTCTATTTTTGCAGAAATATTCCAAACTTGAAAATCCTGAATAAAATTCTATCCATCGTGAAAATCATTTTCCCTGCAACCAAAGCAGAATTACTGATTTTCCTATTCTTTGTTATTCTTTATGGCGCAAATGCGTGGTTTATCGCAGAGAATTTCAGTATTATCTATGATGACAGAATTCCGTGGGATGGGTATTTCAGTTTTGATAATCGGGCGATTGTCCAAACTGGAGGCGGTTTTGAAAGACATCCTTTATCCAATTATTTTTTCGATTGTATCCGTGATTTTGCATTGTGGATTTCTGGAAATCATTATAACTCGGTTTTCAGATTGGTTTTGGCTATATTTTCAACAGTTGTCATTTCTTTGGCTAATGTGCAGATTTTCAAATATCTGAATAACATTATCCAGCTTCCACTCAAAATCACTCTATTGATTTTAGCTTTCTACGGATTGTTTGTAACCAATATTCTGTTGTCTTTCA encodes:
- a CDS encoding protein adenylyltransferase SelO, translating into MNIKNITQKFIQIFPGDFSGNPMQRQTPDVMFCILEPADFDQTELIDFNEELSFEIGLGKLENDKDFLAAQNLPDNVKSYATAYAGHQFGNWAGQLGDGRAIYAGEIQNGSQQTEIQWKGAGATPYSRHADGRAVLRSSIREYLMSEAMFHLGVPTTRALSLSKTGEDVIRDILYSGNPQKEQGAVVVRTAESFLRFGHFELLSARNQTDLLKNLADYTIENFYSEINSENNPNKYIDWFKAICDRTLKMIIDWYRVGFVHGVMNTDNMSILGLTIDYGPYSMVDGYDLEFTPNTTDLPGKRYAFGKQGQISHWNLAALANAIFPLINDSEILEKILDDYGKRFWAEHDKMLANKFGFDEVLQEDERFFTEWQQLMQDLNLDYTLFFQSLEKPASEIKTDDFSNSFYRSLNENELKRLSKFIEKYQERKLNNKISTTESLALMSKTNPKFILRNYLLFEAIQDAENGDYKLFFKLKEALQNPYENRFPEFNQKRPSKYDNQTGCSQLSCSS